The Cupriavidus sp. EM10 genome includes a region encoding these proteins:
- a CDS encoding acyl carrier protein: MKTTIRNILVDVARLHVSVDSLGDQDDLYEAGLSSLATVHVMLALENAFDIEIPDRMLTRQLFRSIDSLAAAVEAIQKQEAA, translated from the coding sequence ATGAAAACAACCATCCGCAACATTCTTGTCGACGTGGCCCGACTCCACGTGTCGGTGGATTCGCTTGGCGACCAGGACGATCTCTATGAGGCGGGGCTGTCTTCGCTGGCCACCGTCCACGTGATGCTGGCGCTGGAAAATGCGTTCGATATCGAGATTCCGGACCGCATGCTGACGCGGCAGCTGTTCCGCAGCATCGACTCGCTCGCGGCCGCCGTGGAAGCCATTCAGAAGCAGGAAGCGGCATGA